A section of the Oryza sativa Japonica Group chromosome 1, ASM3414082v1 genome encodes:
- the LOC4325858 gene encoding uncharacterized protein isoform X1, translating to MAMDLVRREADRGAAPEFVAVDIGGEAETAGAEAEPKKMESSFAGKGLERERSGDANPSTTGVLAVYEKQVVPVHVDGSPKEQFHPSTPTAGGAKRRRTGRRVPGWRDPRKILFAFAALSSVGTLILLYFTLSMGRMTGGQADGQ from the exons ATGGCCATGGACCTCGTCCGCCGGGAAGCGGACCGGGGCGCCGCGCCGGAGTTCGTGGCGGTCGACATCGGGGGCGAGGCGGAGACGGCCGGGGCAGAAGCGGAGCCC AAGAAGATGGAGTCCTCCTTCGCTGGGAAGGGCCTCGAGCGGGAGAGGAGCGGAGACGCCAATCCTTCTACCACAG GTGTGTTGGCCGTGTATGAGAAGCAGGTGGTGCCTGTGCACGTTGATGGTAGCCCAAAGGAGCAGTTCCACCCTTCAACACCAACAGCTGGTGGGGCAAAGCGCCGACGAACAGGCAGACGGGTCCCAGGGTGGCGTGACCCGAGGAAGATCCTTTTTGCCTTCGCAGCACT GTCTAGTGTGGGCACGTTGATCTTGCTCTACTTCACACTCTCAATGGGGAGGATGACAGGAGGTCAGGCTGATGGCCAGTGA
- the LOC4325858 gene encoding uncharacterized protein isoform X2 codes for MAMDLVRREADRGAAPEFVAVDIGGEAETAGAEAEPKMESSFAGKGLERERSGDANPSTTGVLAVYEKQVVPVHVDGSPKEQFHPSTPTAGGAKRRRTGRRVPGWRDPRKILFAFAALSSVGTLILLYFTLSMGRMTGGQADGQ; via the exons ATGGCCATGGACCTCGTCCGCCGGGAAGCGGACCGGGGCGCCGCGCCGGAGTTCGTGGCGGTCGACATCGGGGGCGAGGCGGAGACGGCCGGGGCAGAAGCGGAGCCC AAGATGGAGTCCTCCTTCGCTGGGAAGGGCCTCGAGCGGGAGAGGAGCGGAGACGCCAATCCTTCTACCACAG GTGTGTTGGCCGTGTATGAGAAGCAGGTGGTGCCTGTGCACGTTGATGGTAGCCCAAAGGAGCAGTTCCACCCTTCAACACCAACAGCTGGTGGGGCAAAGCGCCGACGAACAGGCAGACGGGTCCCAGGGTGGCGTGACCCGAGGAAGATCCTTTTTGCCTTCGCAGCACT GTCTAGTGTGGGCACGTTGATCTTGCTCTACTTCACACTCTCAATGGGGAGGATGACAGGAGGTCAGGCTGATGGCCAGTGA